A window of the Dermatophagoides farinae isolate YC_2012a chromosome 2, ASM2471394v1, whole genome shotgun sequence genome harbors these coding sequences:
- the TfAP-2 gene encoding transcription factor AP-2 isoform X5 — MEDRRDLVSGGGSGGGGHSITGGGNNSGIGLGATSLVGPNLASITGGSPFGAGTTTGSGNTRLTPHTPTSATADFQPPYFPPPYNIQQQHTIDFHHAHAAAAMAVATSATDPYGHLSSLSGPHQQQQQQYHTHHQHQQQQQQQHTNLTQFHHNNNHNNTRQSAHQLLQQTTSRNQQRNNNGGGGGGSNSVNVVDNDNVDIHLHSPNHHLSNHLQQHQQHYTATDLQMAINNRRSTAASSITAATTTSSTSSSSSSVDNETSSTSAAAAASLYVSSTNLRRPDVLMHGAAAAAAAAAAAAAAASSNSHHHHHHNLHHHHHHPHHNHHSHHPHHHHHHLIDQDLLNLHTSTLPLDHDQTQGANLDDTSNIFSSPEHPNNSVIRKNIVNGIKQRNNNNDMHKDMIITGVTSPADVFCSVPGRLSLLSSTSKYKVTVGEVHRRLSPPECLNASLLGGVLRRAKSKNGGKSLREKLEKIGLNLPAGRRKAANVTLLTSLVEGEALHLARDFAYVCDTEFPAKQMAEYLCRNNSEPADIYRRKELVLSTKQLLKEFMDLLNQDRSPLCNGRPQPILDSNIQRNLTHFSLITHGFGSPAIVAALTSVQNFLTESLKYLEKQLNTYSNQGVGGVGGIGGGLNIGHHHLSSSTTNLSADAAAAAAAAAAASVAANLIETKKEIDIVTKQK, encoded by the exons atggag GATCGTCGTGATCTTGTATccggtggtggtagtggtggtggtggtcacaGTATtactggtggtggtaataataGCGGCATTGGCCTAGGTGCCACTAGTCTTGTTGGACCAAATTTAGCAAGTATAACCGGAGGTTCACCATTTGGTGCCGGCACAACAACCGGTAGTGGTAACACTCGGTTAACACCACATACACCAACATCAGCGACAGCAGATTTTCAACCACCGTATTTTCCACCACCATAtaatatacaacaacaacatacaatcgattttcatcatgCACATGCAGCTGCTGCAATGGCTGTTGCAACATCAGCAACAGATCCATATGGTCATTTAAGTAGTTTATCTGGtccacatcaacaacaacaacaacaatatcatacacatcatcaacatcagcaacaacaacaacaacaacatacgAATTTAAcacaatttcatcataataataatcataataatacaaGACAATCAGCACATCAATTATTACAACAAACAACTAGTCGAAATCAACAAAGAAATAATaacggtggtggtggtggtggcagtAATAgtgttaatgttgttgacaatgacaatgttgatattcatttacattcaccgaatcatcatttatccaatcatttacaacaacatcaacaacattatacAGCAACCGATTTACAGATGGCTATTAATAATCGTAGATCAACAGCGGCGTCATCGATAACAGCGGCAACTAcaacatcatcgacatcgtcatcatcatcatcggttgataatgaaacatcatcaacatcggcTGCGGCAGCAGCATCATTGTATGTATCATCCACTAATTTACGAAGACCGGATGTATTAATGCATGGtgcagctgctgctgctgcggCCGCGGCAGCGGCCGCTGCCGCTGCATCATCtaattcacatcatcatcatcatcataatctacatcatcatcatcatcatccgcatcataatcatcattcacatcatccacatcatcatcatcatcatttaattgatCAAGATTTGCTCAATCTACATACATCTACATTACCATTGGATCATGATCAAACACAG GGCGCAAACCTGGATGATACATCGAACATATTTTCATCACCTGAACATCCTAATAATAGTGttattagaaaaaatattgtcaatg gAATAAAAcaacgtaataataataatgatatgcATAAAGATATGATCATCACTGGTGTAACATCACCAGCAGATGTATTCTGTTCAGTACCTGGccgattatcattattaagtTCAACATCAAAATATAAAGTAACAGTCGGTGAAGTACATCGTCGTCTTTCGCCACCTGAATGTTTAAATGCATCATTATTGGGCGGTGTATTACGGAG agcaaaatcgaaaaatggTGGAAAATCATTACgtgaaaaattggaaaaaattggtcTAAATTTACCGGCAGGTCGTAGGAAAGCGGCAAATGTTACACTATTGACATCATTGGTTGAAG GAGAAGCATTACATTTAGCAAGAGATTTTGCATATGTATGCGATACAGAATTTCCGGCCAAACAAATGGCTGAATATCTATGTCGAAATAATTCTGAACCAGCAGATATTTATAGACGTAAAGAATTAGTATTATCAACCAA GCAATTATTAAAAGAATTTATGGATCTACTAAATCAGGATCGTTCACCATTATGTAATGGTCGACCACAGCCAATACTTGATTCAAATATACAACGAAATTTAacacatttttcattaataacACATGGTTTTGGTAGTCCAGCTATTGTTGCTGCATTAACATCTGTACAGAATTTTCTTACAGAATCACTAAAATACCtcgaaaaacaattgaatacGTATTCAAATCAAGGTGTTGGTGGTGTCGGtggtattggtggtggtttgaATATCGGCCAccatcatttatcatcatcaacaacaaatttatcAGCGGAtgccgctgctgctgcagcAGCGGCAGCAGCCGCTTCTGTAGCAGCTAATctaattgaaacaaaaaaagagattgaCATAgtcacaaaacaaaaatga
- the TfAP-2 gene encoding transcription factor AP-2 isoform X4, whose product MEDRRDLVSGGGSGGGGHSITGGGNNSGIGLGATSLVGPNLASITGGSPFGAGTTTGSGNTRLTPHTPTSATADFQPPYFPPPYNIQQQHTIDFHHAHAAAAMAVATSATDPYGHLSSLSGPHQQQQQQYHTHHQHQQQQQQQHTNLTQFHHNNNHNNTRQSAHQLLQQTTSRNQQRNNNGGGGGGSNSVNVVDNDNVDIHLHSPNHHLSNHLQQHQQHYTATDLQMAINNRRSTAASSITAATTTSSTSSSSSSVDNETSSTSAAAAASLYVSSTNLRRPDVLMHGAAAAAAAAAAAAAAASSNSHHHHHHNLHHHHHHPHHNHHSHHPHHHHHHLIDQDLLNLHTSTLPLDHDQTQGANLDDTSNIFSSPEHPNNSVIRKNIVNGNGIKQRNNNNDMHKDMIITGVTSPADVFCSVPGRLSLLSSTSKYKVTVGEVHRRLSPPECLNASLLGGVLRRAKSKNGGKSLREKLEKIGLNLPAGRRKAANVTLLTSLVEGEALHLARDFAYVCDTEFPAKQMAEYLCRNNSEPADIYRRKELVLSTKQLLKEFMDLLNQDRSPLCNGRPQPILDSNIQRNLTHFSLITHGFGSPAIVAALTSVQNFLTESLKYLEKQLNTYSNQGVGGVGGIGGGLNIGHHHLSSSTTNLSADAAAAAAAAAAASVAANLIETKKEIDIVTKQK is encoded by the exons atggag GATCGTCGTGATCTTGTATccggtggtggtagtggtggtggtggtcacaGTATtactggtggtggtaataataGCGGCATTGGCCTAGGTGCCACTAGTCTTGTTGGACCAAATTTAGCAAGTATAACCGGAGGTTCACCATTTGGTGCCGGCACAACAACCGGTAGTGGTAACACTCGGTTAACACCACATACACCAACATCAGCGACAGCAGATTTTCAACCACCGTATTTTCCACCACCATAtaatatacaacaacaacatacaatcgattttcatcatgCACATGCAGCTGCTGCAATGGCTGTTGCAACATCAGCAACAGATCCATATGGTCATTTAAGTAGTTTATCTGGtccacatcaacaacaacaacaacaatatcatacacatcatcaacatcagcaacaacaacaacaacaacatacgAATTTAAcacaatttcatcataataataatcataataatacaaGACAATCAGCACATCAATTATTACAACAAACAACTAGTCGAAATCAACAAAGAAATAATaacggtggtggtggtggtggcagtAATAgtgttaatgttgttgacaatgacaatgttgatattcatttacattcaccgaatcatcatttatccaatcatttacaacaacatcaacaacattatacAGCAACCGATTTACAGATGGCTATTAATAATCGTAGATCAACAGCGGCGTCATCGATAACAGCGGCAACTAcaacatcatcgacatcgtcatcatcatcatcggttgataatgaaacatcatcaacatcggcTGCGGCAGCAGCATCATTGTATGTATCATCCACTAATTTACGAAGACCGGATGTATTAATGCATGGtgcagctgctgctgctgcggCCGCGGCAGCGGCCGCTGCCGCTGCATCATCtaattcacatcatcatcatcatcataatctacatcatcatcatcatcatccgcatcataatcatcattcacatcatccacatcatcatcatcatcatttaattgatCAAGATTTGCTCAATCTACATACATCTACATTACCATTGGATCATGATCAAACACAG GGCGCAAACCTGGATGATACATCGAACATATTTTCATCACCTGAACATCCTAATAATAGTGttattagaaaaaatattgtcaatggtaatg gAATAAAAcaacgtaataataataatgatatgcATAAAGATATGATCATCACTGGTGTAACATCACCAGCAGATGTATTCTGTTCAGTACCTGGccgattatcattattaagtTCAACATCAAAATATAAAGTAACAGTCGGTGAAGTACATCGTCGTCTTTCGCCACCTGAATGTTTAAATGCATCATTATTGGGCGGTGTATTACGGAG agcaaaatcgaaaaatggTGGAAAATCATTACgtgaaaaattggaaaaaattggtcTAAATTTACCGGCAGGTCGTAGGAAAGCGGCAAATGTTACACTATTGACATCATTGGTTGAAG GAGAAGCATTACATTTAGCAAGAGATTTTGCATATGTATGCGATACAGAATTTCCGGCCAAACAAATGGCTGAATATCTATGTCGAAATAATTCTGAACCAGCAGATATTTATAGACGTAAAGAATTAGTATTATCAACCAA GCAATTATTAAAAGAATTTATGGATCTACTAAATCAGGATCGTTCACCATTATGTAATGGTCGACCACAGCCAATACTTGATTCAAATATACAACGAAATTTAacacatttttcattaataacACATGGTTTTGGTAGTCCAGCTATTGTTGCTGCATTAACATCTGTACAGAATTTTCTTACAGAATCACTAAAATACCtcgaaaaacaattgaatacGTATTCAAATCAAGGTGTTGGTGGTGTCGGtggtattggtggtggtttgaATATCGGCCAccatcatttatcatcatcaacaacaaatttatcAGCGGAtgccgctgctgctgcagcAGCGGCAGCAGCCGCTTCTGTAGCAGCTAATctaattgaaacaaaaaaagagattgaCATAgtcacaaaacaaaaatga
- the TfAP-2 gene encoding transcription factor AP-2 isoform X1: protein MEELVENNNHHQDAQQSQHIDNDYHNNHHSQQQQQQSCNKRKFHHLTNGGGHDPEEDDDDDKNVVENTDDQQFISNGSMSPSHQQQQSPSSTTETNSSAFILPEDRRDLVSGGGSGGGGHSITGGGNNSGIGLGATSLVGPNLASITGGSPFGAGTTTGSGNTRLTPHTPTSATADFQPPYFPPPYNIQQQHTIDFHHAHAAAAMAVATSATDPYGHLSSLSGPHQQQQQQYHTHHQHQQQQQQQHTNLTQFHHNNNHNNTRQSAHQLLQQTTSRNQQRNNNGGGGGGSNSVNVVDNDNVDIHLHSPNHHLSNHLQQHQQHYTATDLQMAINNRRSTAASSITAATTTSSTSSSSSSVDNETSSTSAAAAASLYVSSTNLRRPDVLMHGAAAAAAAAAAAAAAASSNSHHHHHHNLHHHHHHPHHNHHSHHPHHHHHHLIDQDLLNLHTSTLPLDHDQTQGANLDDTSNIFSSPEHPNNSVIRKNIVNGNGIKQRNNNNDMHKDMIITGVTSPADVFCSVPGRLSLLSSTSKYKVTVGEVHRRLSPPECLNASLLGGVLRRAKSKNGGKSLREKLEKIGLNLPAGRRKAANVTLLTSLVEGEALHLARDFAYVCDTEFPAKQMAEYLCRNNSEPADIYRRKELVLSTKQLLKEFMDLLNQDRSPLCNGRPQPILDSNIQRNLTHFSLITHGFGSPAIVAALTSVQNFLTESLKYLEKQLNTYSNQGVGGVGGIGGGLNIGHHHLSSSTTNLSADAAAAAAAAAAASVAANLIETKKEIDIVTKQK from the exons ATGGAAGAATTAgtggaaaataataatcatcatcaagatgcacaacaatcacaacatatcgataatgattaccataataatcatcattctcaacaacaacaacaacaatcatgtAATAAACgtaaatttcatcatttaaccaatggtggtggtcatgatcctgaagaagatgatgatgatgacaaaaatgttgttgaaaataccgatgatcaacaatttatATCAAATGGATCAATGTCACCgtcacatcaacaacaacaatcaccatcatcaacaacggaAACAAACTCATCGGCATTCATATTGCCCGAG GATCGTCGTGATCTTGTATccggtggtggtagtggtggtggtggtcacaGTATtactggtggtggtaataataGCGGCATTGGCCTAGGTGCCACTAGTCTTGTTGGACCAAATTTAGCAAGTATAACCGGAGGTTCACCATTTGGTGCCGGCACAACAACCGGTAGTGGTAACACTCGGTTAACACCACATACACCAACATCAGCGACAGCAGATTTTCAACCACCGTATTTTCCACCACCATAtaatatacaacaacaacatacaatcgattttcatcatgCACATGCAGCTGCTGCAATGGCTGTTGCAACATCAGCAACAGATCCATATGGTCATTTAAGTAGTTTATCTGGtccacatcaacaacaacaacaacaatatcatacacatcatcaacatcagcaacaacaacaacaacaacatacgAATTTAAcacaatttcatcataataataatcataataatacaaGACAATCAGCACATCAATTATTACAACAAACAACTAGTCGAAATCAACAAAGAAATAATaacggtggtggtggtggtggcagtAATAgtgttaatgttgttgacaatgacaatgttgatattcatttacattcaccgaatcatcatttatccaatcatttacaacaacatcaacaacattatacAGCAACCGATTTACAGATGGCTATTAATAATCGTAGATCAACAGCGGCGTCATCGATAACAGCGGCAACTAcaacatcatcgacatcgtcatcatcatcatcggttgataatgaaacatcatcaacatcggcTGCGGCAGCAGCATCATTGTATGTATCATCCACTAATTTACGAAGACCGGATGTATTAATGCATGGtgcagctgctgctgctgcggCCGCGGCAGCGGCCGCTGCCGCTGCATCATCtaattcacatcatcatcatcatcataatctacatcatcatcatcatcatccgcatcataatcatcattcacatcatccacatcatcatcatcatcatttaattgatCAAGATTTGCTCAATCTACATACATCTACATTACCATTGGATCATGATCAAACACAG GGCGCAAACCTGGATGATACATCGAACATATTTTCATCACCTGAACATCCTAATAATAGTGttattagaaaaaatattgtcaatggtaatg gAATAAAAcaacgtaataataataatgatatgcATAAAGATATGATCATCACTGGTGTAACATCACCAGCAGATGTATTCTGTTCAGTACCTGGccgattatcattattaagtTCAACATCAAAATATAAAGTAACAGTCGGTGAAGTACATCGTCGTCTTTCGCCACCTGAATGTTTAAATGCATCATTATTGGGCGGTGTATTACGGAG agcaaaatcgaaaaatggTGGAAAATCATTACgtgaaaaattggaaaaaattggtcTAAATTTACCGGCAGGTCGTAGGAAAGCGGCAAATGTTACACTATTGACATCATTGGTTGAAG GAGAAGCATTACATTTAGCAAGAGATTTTGCATATGTATGCGATACAGAATTTCCGGCCAAACAAATGGCTGAATATCTATGTCGAAATAATTCTGAACCAGCAGATATTTATAGACGTAAAGAATTAGTATTATCAACCAA GCAATTATTAAAAGAATTTATGGATCTACTAAATCAGGATCGTTCACCATTATGTAATGGTCGACCACAGCCAATACTTGATTCAAATATACAACGAAATTTAacacatttttcattaataacACATGGTTTTGGTAGTCCAGCTATTGTTGCTGCATTAACATCTGTACAGAATTTTCTTACAGAATCACTAAAATACCtcgaaaaacaattgaatacGTATTCAAATCAAGGTGTTGGTGGTGTCGGtggtattggtggtggtttgaATATCGGCCAccatcatttatcatcatcaacaacaaatttatcAGCGGAtgccgctgctgctgcagcAGCGGCAGCAGCCGCTTCTGTAGCAGCTAATctaattgaaacaaaaaaagagattgaCATAgtcacaaaacaaaaatga
- the TfAP-2 gene encoding transcription factor AP-2 isoform X2, translating to MEELVENNNHHQDAQQSQHIDNDYHNNHHSQQQQQQSCNKRKFHHLTNGGGHDPEEDDDDDKNVVENTDDQQFISNGSMSPSHQQQQSPSSTTETNSSAFILPEDRRDLVSGGGSGGGGHSITGGGNNSGIGLGATSLVGPNLASITGGSPFGAGTTTGSGNTRLTPHTPTSATADFQPPYFPPPYNIQQQHTIDFHHAHAAAAMAVATSATDPYGHLSSLSGPHQQQQQQYHTHHQHQQQQQQQHTNLTQFHHNNNHNNTRQSAHQLLQQTTSRNQQRNNNGGGGGGSNSVNVVDNDNVDIHLHSPNHHLSNHLQQHQQHYTATDLQMAINNRRSTAASSITAATTTSSTSSSSSSVDNETSSTSAAAAASLYVSSTNLRRPDVLMHGAAAAAAAAAAAAAAASSNSHHHHHHNLHHHHHHPHHNHHSHHPHHHHHHLIDQDLLNLHTSTLPLDHDQTQGANLDDTSNIFSSPEHPNNSVIRKNIVNGIKQRNNNNDMHKDMIITGVTSPADVFCSVPGRLSLLSSTSKYKVTVGEVHRRLSPPECLNASLLGGVLRRAKSKNGGKSLREKLEKIGLNLPAGRRKAANVTLLTSLVEGEALHLARDFAYVCDTEFPAKQMAEYLCRNNSEPADIYRRKELVLSTKQLLKEFMDLLNQDRSPLCNGRPQPILDSNIQRNLTHFSLITHGFGSPAIVAALTSVQNFLTESLKYLEKQLNTYSNQGVGGVGGIGGGLNIGHHHLSSSTTNLSADAAAAAAAAAAASVAANLIETKKEIDIVTKQK from the exons ATGGAAGAATTAgtggaaaataataatcatcatcaagatgcacaacaatcacaacatatcgataatgattaccataataatcatcattctcaacaacaacaacaacaatcatgtAATAAACgtaaatttcatcatttaaccaatggtggtggtcatgatcctgaagaagatgatgatgatgacaaaaatgttgttgaaaataccgatgatcaacaatttatATCAAATGGATCAATGTCACCgtcacatcaacaacaacaatcaccatcatcaacaacggaAACAAACTCATCGGCATTCATATTGCCCGAG GATCGTCGTGATCTTGTATccggtggtggtagtggtggtggtggtcacaGTATtactggtggtggtaataataGCGGCATTGGCCTAGGTGCCACTAGTCTTGTTGGACCAAATTTAGCAAGTATAACCGGAGGTTCACCATTTGGTGCCGGCACAACAACCGGTAGTGGTAACACTCGGTTAACACCACATACACCAACATCAGCGACAGCAGATTTTCAACCACCGTATTTTCCACCACCATAtaatatacaacaacaacatacaatcgattttcatcatgCACATGCAGCTGCTGCAATGGCTGTTGCAACATCAGCAACAGATCCATATGGTCATTTAAGTAGTTTATCTGGtccacatcaacaacaacaacaacaatatcatacacatcatcaacatcagcaacaacaacaacaacaacatacgAATTTAAcacaatttcatcataataataatcataataatacaaGACAATCAGCACATCAATTATTACAACAAACAACTAGTCGAAATCAACAAAGAAATAATaacggtggtggtggtggtggcagtAATAgtgttaatgttgttgacaatgacaatgttgatattcatttacattcaccgaatcatcatttatccaatcatttacaacaacatcaacaacattatacAGCAACCGATTTACAGATGGCTATTAATAATCGTAGATCAACAGCGGCGTCATCGATAACAGCGGCAACTAcaacatcatcgacatcgtcatcatcatcatcggttgataatgaaacatcatcaacatcggcTGCGGCAGCAGCATCATTGTATGTATCATCCACTAATTTACGAAGACCGGATGTATTAATGCATGGtgcagctgctgctgctgcggCCGCGGCAGCGGCCGCTGCCGCTGCATCATCtaattcacatcatcatcatcatcataatctacatcatcatcatcatcatccgcatcataatcatcattcacatcatccacatcatcatcatcatcatttaattgatCAAGATTTGCTCAATCTACATACATCTACATTACCATTGGATCATGATCAAACACAG GGCGCAAACCTGGATGATACATCGAACATATTTTCATCACCTGAACATCCTAATAATAGTGttattagaaaaaatattgtcaatg gAATAAAAcaacgtaataataataatgatatgcATAAAGATATGATCATCACTGGTGTAACATCACCAGCAGATGTATTCTGTTCAGTACCTGGccgattatcattattaagtTCAACATCAAAATATAAAGTAACAGTCGGTGAAGTACATCGTCGTCTTTCGCCACCTGAATGTTTAAATGCATCATTATTGGGCGGTGTATTACGGAG agcaaaatcgaaaaatggTGGAAAATCATTACgtgaaaaattggaaaaaattggtcTAAATTTACCGGCAGGTCGTAGGAAAGCGGCAAATGTTACACTATTGACATCATTGGTTGAAG GAGAAGCATTACATTTAGCAAGAGATTTTGCATATGTATGCGATACAGAATTTCCGGCCAAACAAATGGCTGAATATCTATGTCGAAATAATTCTGAACCAGCAGATATTTATAGACGTAAAGAATTAGTATTATCAACCAA GCAATTATTAAAAGAATTTATGGATCTACTAAATCAGGATCGTTCACCATTATGTAATGGTCGACCACAGCCAATACTTGATTCAAATATACAACGAAATTTAacacatttttcattaataacACATGGTTTTGGTAGTCCAGCTATTGTTGCTGCATTAACATCTGTACAGAATTTTCTTACAGAATCACTAAAATACCtcgaaaaacaattgaatacGTATTCAAATCAAGGTGTTGGTGGTGTCGGtggtattggtggtggtttgaATATCGGCCAccatcatttatcatcatcaacaacaaatttatcAGCGGAtgccgctgctgctgcagcAGCGGCAGCAGCCGCTTCTGTAGCAGCTAATctaattgaaacaaaaaaagagattgaCATAgtcacaaaacaaaaatga
- the TfAP-2 gene encoding transcription factor AP-2 isoform X3: MSFLALDSSCSWQDRRDLVSGGGSGGGGHSITGGGNNSGIGLGATSLVGPNLASITGGSPFGAGTTTGSGNTRLTPHTPTSATADFQPPYFPPPYNIQQQHTIDFHHAHAAAAMAVATSATDPYGHLSSLSGPHQQQQQQYHTHHQHQQQQQQQHTNLTQFHHNNNHNNTRQSAHQLLQQTTSRNQQRNNNGGGGGGSNSVNVVDNDNVDIHLHSPNHHLSNHLQQHQQHYTATDLQMAINNRRSTAASSITAATTTSSTSSSSSSVDNETSSTSAAAAASLYVSSTNLRRPDVLMHGAAAAAAAAAAAAAAASSNSHHHHHHNLHHHHHHPHHNHHSHHPHHHHHHLIDQDLLNLHTSTLPLDHDQTQGANLDDTSNIFSSPEHPNNSVIRKNIVNGNGIKQRNNNNDMHKDMIITGVTSPADVFCSVPGRLSLLSSTSKYKVTVGEVHRRLSPPECLNASLLGGVLRRAKSKNGGKSLREKLEKIGLNLPAGRRKAANVTLLTSLVEGEALHLARDFAYVCDTEFPAKQMAEYLCRNNSEPADIYRRKELVLSTKQLLKEFMDLLNQDRSPLCNGRPQPILDSNIQRNLTHFSLITHGFGSPAIVAALTSVQNFLTESLKYLEKQLNTYSNQGVGGVGGIGGGLNIGHHHLSSSTTNLSADAAAAAAAAAAASVAANLIETKKEIDIVTKQK, from the exons atgtcatttctAGCACTTGATTCGTCTTGTTCCTGGcag GATCGTCGTGATCTTGTATccggtggtggtagtggtggtggtggtcacaGTATtactggtggtggtaataataGCGGCATTGGCCTAGGTGCCACTAGTCTTGTTGGACCAAATTTAGCAAGTATAACCGGAGGTTCACCATTTGGTGCCGGCACAACAACCGGTAGTGGTAACACTCGGTTAACACCACATACACCAACATCAGCGACAGCAGATTTTCAACCACCGTATTTTCCACCACCATAtaatatacaacaacaacatacaatcgattttcatcatgCACATGCAGCTGCTGCAATGGCTGTTGCAACATCAGCAACAGATCCATATGGTCATTTAAGTAGTTTATCTGGtccacatcaacaacaacaacaacaatatcatacacatcatcaacatcagcaacaacaacaacaacaacatacgAATTTAAcacaatttcatcataataataatcataataatacaaGACAATCAGCACATCAATTATTACAACAAACAACTAGTCGAAATCAACAAAGAAATAATaacggtggtggtggtggtggcagtAATAgtgttaatgttgttgacaatgacaatgttgatattcatttacattcaccgaatcatcatttatccaatcatttacaacaacatcaacaacattatacAGCAACCGATTTACAGATGGCTATTAATAATCGTAGATCAACAGCGGCGTCATCGATAACAGCGGCAACTAcaacatcatcgacatcgtcatcatcatcatcggttgataatgaaacatcatcaacatcggcTGCGGCAGCAGCATCATTGTATGTATCATCCACTAATTTACGAAGACCGGATGTATTAATGCATGGtgcagctgctgctgctgcggCCGCGGCAGCGGCCGCTGCCGCTGCATCATCtaattcacatcatcatcatcatcataatctacatcatcatcatcatcatccgcatcataatcatcattcacatcatccacatcatcatcatcatcatttaattgatCAAGATTTGCTCAATCTACATACATCTACATTACCATTGGATCATGATCAAACACAG GGCGCAAACCTGGATGATACATCGAACATATTTTCATCACCTGAACATCCTAATAATAGTGttattagaaaaaatattgtcaatggtaatg gAATAAAAcaacgtaataataataatgatatgcATAAAGATATGATCATCACTGGTGTAACATCACCAGCAGATGTATTCTGTTCAGTACCTGGccgattatcattattaagtTCAACATCAAAATATAAAGTAACAGTCGGTGAAGTACATCGTCGTCTTTCGCCACCTGAATGTTTAAATGCATCATTATTGGGCGGTGTATTACGGAG agcaaaatcgaaaaatggTGGAAAATCATTACgtgaaaaattggaaaaaattggtcTAAATTTACCGGCAGGTCGTAGGAAAGCGGCAAATGTTACACTATTGACATCATTGGTTGAAG GAGAAGCATTACATTTAGCAAGAGATTTTGCATATGTATGCGATACAGAATTTCCGGCCAAACAAATGGCTGAATATCTATGTCGAAATAATTCTGAACCAGCAGATATTTATAGACGTAAAGAATTAGTATTATCAACCAA GCAATTATTAAAAGAATTTATGGATCTACTAAATCAGGATCGTTCACCATTATGTAATGGTCGACCACAGCCAATACTTGATTCAAATATACAACGAAATTTAacacatttttcattaataacACATGGTTTTGGTAGTCCAGCTATTGTTGCTGCATTAACATCTGTACAGAATTTTCTTACAGAATCACTAAAATACCtcgaaaaacaattgaatacGTATTCAAATCAAGGTGTTGGTGGTGTCGGtggtattggtggtggtttgaATATCGGCCAccatcatttatcatcatcaacaacaaatttatcAGCGGAtgccgctgctgctgcagcAGCGGCAGCAGCCGCTTCTGTAGCAGCTAATctaattgaaacaaaaaaagagattgaCATAgtcacaaaacaaaaatga